Genomic segment of Paenibacillus macerans:
GGACCCCGCTCGAACGCAAGTGATTGAACGCAAGCAGAATCAAGGCATTTGCCATGTACTGAATCAGGCACTGCAAACGATCCAGACGAAATATTTCATTCAGGTGGACGGCGACGATTGGATCGTCCCCGAAACGATTGAGGTTCTCCTGAACGAAATGGAACGCCAATCGGAGAACGTCGCCCTGGCTTATGCGAATACTTGCCATTGGCACGAGAAGAACGGAGTTCTCCATTATTTCAAAACCATGAAGCATCGGCCGTTTAAAGACCGCTACGATTTTGTGGTCTACGGCTCAATGGTGCAGCCTAGATTTTATAGAACGAGCTGCGTCAAAAACGTCGGCGGTTGGGAGATCGATGAACTGACGGGCGGCAGAATGCTGGAGGATCGGCGAATGCTGCTTCGCCTGCTGGATCAGTACAATTTTGTCCATGTCGACCGTGACTTGTATCAATTTCGCTATCATCACAATAATTTGAGTCAATTTCGAAACGCCGCAACGTATAACTTGTTAATCAAAATGTTTACGGACAAAGCGTTAAAACGCTGGGGGGACCGCTACCGGGCCGAAATGATCGGCCCGCCCCACCTTTGGCAAACCGTTGTCCTCACCCCTACAAACCAAGGAAAGGAGTAATCCTTTATGGGAAAAGTGACCGTTGTCATCACATTGTATAATAAAGAACGCTACATTGATCAAGCGATCGGCAGCGTGCTGCGACAAACGTATTCGGACTGGGAACTTCTGATTATCGACGACGCATCCACCGACGGGTCTGTGGCCAAGGCGCGCCAATTCAGGGACCCGCGGATCCGAATCGTCCCTCTGGCTGAGAATCTCGGGCAATGCCATGTTTTGAACTACGCGCTTACGATGATAACCTCTCCCTATTTCATGCAGCTTGACGCCGATGACTGGCTGGACAAAGAAACGCTCCGGATCATGGTAGAAGCGGCTGAGGCGAATCCGCATGCTGCGCTTTTTTACGGCAATCATCTCACTTATTGGCTGGATAACCAGGAACGCGTCGTCAGGAAGGAACCGATCATCCTTGAACAATACCAAGACCGCTATGACTTGATGCTTAAAATGAGCAACGCGATGGTGCCGCGTTTTTACCGGACGGAAGCCGTTCGGGATGTCGGCGGCTGGATGGCGCAGGTATACGGTGACCGGATAGCCGACGATGTCCAAATCGCTTTAAGGCTTGCCCGAAAATACCGTTTGGTCTGGATCAATGAATTCCTGTACCATCGGAGGAGAGACACGGAAAACTGGAAAAAATTCGAGCAATCGCGGCCGCTGCGGCGCCAATACCGCTATGAATTGTATAACCAAATCTTGCGGGAATGGGGGGACGAATACAAAGCCGATTGGGTGCCGCAACCGGACGGAAGCTATTATTTGCGCGGGTTTATTCGAAAATAGGATATTGGCTATCCAATGAAAAAAGCCGGGCCAAGATAATATCTTAGCCCGGCTTTATCGATATTTCAGCCTTGATTCATCACATACTGGTACGTTTCCTGCAATCCGCGGTACAGGTCGTACGTCGGCTTCCAGCCAAGCGATTCGAACGCCCGGATGTTGCTTAAGCAGCTGTGCCGGATATCGCCGGGCCGCTCGGGCTGGTGCACGGCCAGCAAAGGCTCGCCGTGAATATCCTGCAGTATCATGAGCAGTTCCTTAATCGAAGTGGGCAGGGCCGTGCCGATCTGGATGATCTGGCCATCGCCCTGCCGGACGGCGGCAAGGTTGGCTCTGACGACATCCTTCACGTACACGAAATCCCGGGTTTGTTCGCCGTCTCCGAAAACGACCAGGGGTGTTCCTTTTTTGATCCGGTCCATATAGATGGAGATGACGCCCCCCTCGCCTTTCGGCGTTTGCCGGGGCCCGAACACATTGGCGTAACGGAGGATGGTGTAATTTAAGCCGTACAGTTTGTGGAATACGCGCAAATACAATTCGGGCGTGCGTTTGGAGATGCCGTAGAAGGAAATGGGGCGGGCCGGATCCTGCTCGTGAATCAGTGCCGTCGTCAGCTCCCCGTAAACGGCGCAGGAGGAAGCATACACGACCTTTTTGACCCCGGCTTCACAGCATGCCTGCAAAGTATTCGCCGCTCCTACGATGTTTATGATCGCGTCATAGGCGGGATCCTTGACGGAGCGCTGGACGTCGACCTGGGCCGCCTCATGGAAGACGATGTCCGGCTTCAGCCGTTTGATCAGCCCGGCGGCCTCCTCGCTTTGGATATCCAGGGTGTGCAAAACCGCGTTTTTGGGCAAGTAGTCCCGGTTTCCCGTCGAAAGGTTGTCGATCACGTGAACTTCGGCGCCCTGAGCGAGCAGCGCTTCGGCCAGATGGGAGCCGATAAAGCCGGCACCGCCGGTGACGAGCATTTTCATGACACATTCCCGTCCTTCATTTGCTCGCGGAACCAGTCGATCGACAGCTTCAGCCCTTCGTCCAGGGAAACGGAAGGCTCGTAATTCAGAACGTTCCGGGAGCGGGTCAGGTCGGGCATGCGCACGGGCATATCTTCATAGCCGGGACCGTACGCTTTAGCGTAGGACACGTAAACGATCGGCGAGGAAGACCCGGCCAAATCGCGGATTTTATGGGCCAGGTCGCGGATCGTAATCGCGTGTTCGGAGCCGATATTAAACGCCTGTCCGTTGGCATGGCTGCCCATTGCGGCGAGCGTGCCCTCCACCGTATCGCGGATATACGTGAAACAGCGGATTTGCGATCCGTCATGATACACCTCAAGCGGCTGATTCCGCAGCGCGGCCCGGATGAACCGGGCGACCACGCCGCCGTACTGCGACGACGTCTGTCTCGGCCCGTAAGCGTTGAAGTACCGCACGACGGAGACCCGCAGTCCCTTCTCCGCATAAGCGAAACAGAGATGCTCGTCGATCGCTTTGGCTGTGGCGTAACTCCAGCGGTGGATGGACGGGGCTCCCAATACCCGGTCCGAATCCTCGCTGAACGGAAGTTTGTTGTTTTTGCCGTAGATTTCCGAGGTGGAGGCGAATACGACCTTAACCCCGTTTTGGTGGGCAAGCTCCAAAATATTACGCGTACCGTCGATGTTGCCCTCGATCACCTTGAGCGGATTTTCCACCGTGTTTTTGACCCCGAGCACGGCGGCCAGGTGGAATACGACATCGCAGCGCTCTACCAGGCCGCGCAGCAAATATTTATCCGTCACCGATCCGTAGATCATCGAATGGCGGTTGTTTTCCGTCGCTTCATTCAAAAATTGCAGTTTTCCGGTAGACATATCGTCCAGCGTCCAAACGTAATGCCCTTGTTCGAGCAGCCGCTCCACCAGATGGGAGCCGATAAAGCCGGCGCCGCCGGTTACTAATATATTCATCGTGGATATACACCCCGTTTCCTCTAAATTCAGATGACAATGATATTTTTGCGGTCCTCGATATTTTTGGTGGCGTTCCGGGTGTCGAATATCAAATGGGAAAAAGATGCGAGATTTTCATAGGAGATCGAAGAGTGGTCCGTTAGGATGAGCACGCAGTCGTGCTGCTGAATGTTCCGTTTGGTTAAGGCTACGCCGTCAAGGGAACGCCCGCCGACTTCGATCCGGTTGATATAAGGATCGTGGAAATTCACGGTCGCGCCCGCTTCCATCAGCTTTTGAACAATCGGCAGCGCCGACGATTCGCGCAGATCGTTAACGTCTTTTTTGTAGGTCACTCCAAGCACAAACACTTTGCTTTCCGCGAGCGGTTTGTTGGCGGACAGATGGCGGGTTACCTTTTCCACGACGTAATCCGGCTTTGACTCGTTCACCCGGTGGGCGAGCTCGATAAATTTCGAGTCTCCCCCGTACTGCTTCGCTTTCCACTGCAAATAAAGCGGGTCGACCGGAATGCAGTGGCCGCCGATTCCCGGTCCGGGATAATAAGGCGTAAATCCGTAAGGTTTCGTGCTGGCCGCTTCAATGGCTTCCCAGAGGTTAATGTTCATTTTTTCACACAGAATGGCTAGTTCGTTCATAAAAGAGATGTTGATCAGTCTTTGGCAGTTCTCGAGCAGCTTGGTAAACTCGGCCACACGCGGGGAAGAGACGACGACGACGCGGTCAAAGATGCTTTCGTATACGGCTTTGGCCGTTTCCGTGCATTTTTCGGTGACTCCTCCGAGCACCTTCGGGATCAGATGCAGTTCCTTCTGATCGGGGCCCGGGTCGATGCGTTCCGGCGAATAAGCGAGAAATGCGGTTTGGCCGACGACGAGCCCCGTCGATTCGATCATCGGCAGCAGCACTTCTTCCGTCGTGCCGGGATAAGTGGAGCTTTCCAGAACGATCAGCTGGCCTTTTTGCAGATAGGGTAAGGCGTTGTTCATGGCACCCCGCACATAGGTTAAATCCGGTTCAAAGTTTCGGTCCAGCGGAGTCGGTACGCACATAATGACCGCATCCGCCCGGCTGATGTCGCTGAATGAATCGCTGACATGAAACCGTCCTCCCGCGAACATGGCTCTAATCTCTCTGGACGTAAAATCGGATAAATAACTTTGCAGGTTTCTCAATTTGGCAATTTTACTAGCATCCACGTCGATGCCGTAAACGGTATGGCCATTCTGCAGAAATAGAGAAGCTAACGGAAGTCCGACGTACCCGAGGCCGATGACGGCGATGCTGGCTTTTGCCTGATTCATAGGTTTTCACTCCTTTTCTGGTAGATGGTATATCCTACTCAAGCAAGTCTTTCATTGATATAGATAGAAGTACCCGTGATAGAAAAAATGGTAGAATATCCTGCCGGCGCAATAGATTCGTATAGACGAAAATAAACGTGCTTGTCCTTCGGCAATTTGGTCGAATGTCCCTTACGGCGGATTAGGTAAGTACATAGGATATACGGAGTTCCACAAGGAAGGGCTGGGGACATGAATATTTTGTTAACGACTTATTTTTATCTGCCGCACGTCGGCGGGGTTTCGACGTACGTGGACACGCTGAAGCGCGAGCTGGAGCGGCTCGGCCACCGGGTGGATATTTTCGCCCACCATCCCGATATGCAGCATTATTACATGCCGAACAACGGGCGCACCTTGGTAAAATCAAAAGTGAAAGACCGCATCTATGAGCAGGTCTACGCCTACTACGAGCAGCAGATGAAGCATGTCGATCCGTGGATTCGCTGGCGGGATATCGAAAGGTACTGCTTCGAGGCCGCGGCGTCGGTATTCGGGCTGCAAAAATACGACCTGATCCACACCCAGGACATTGTGTCGACCCGGGCGCTATGGCGCGTCAAAAACAAAACGACGCCGCTGATTGCCACGATCCACGGTTGCTTGGCCACGGAATTCATCTATTCCGGCGAAGTCACCGGAAAAGACACGCTGCTCTGGAAATACGCCGCGGCCGAGGAGTTTTACGGAGCGATTTCCAGCGATGCCACGATCGTTCCTACCGATTGGCTCAAAGCGCTATCCATGAGCGAATTTGCCGTTCCCGGCAAGCATTTGCAGGTCATTCCCTACGGAATGGATGTCGAGACGTTCCTGAAGCGGCTGGCATCCGCTCCTGCCCCGGCGCGCTCCGAAAAAAAAGTTCTGATCTGCCCCGCCAGACTCGTTCCGGTGAAGGGTCACAAGCATCTGATTGAAGCGTTGGCCATGCTCAAAGGGGTTCGCGAGGATTGGGAATGCTGGCTGTTGGGCGACGGGCCGCTGGAGAGCCAGCTAAAGGAGCAGGTCCGGAGCTTGGGATTGGAAGCGCATGTGCAGTTTTGGGGTCCAAGGCAGGACGTTCCGGAACTGCTGAGCCAAGCTGACGTGTTTGTGCTTCCG
This window contains:
- a CDS encoding glycosyltransferase family 2 protein — its product is MSLVTVVVPTYNKAAYIEEALKSIENQTYRDWRLLVVDDGSTDNTVSIVKRVMDPARTQVIERKQNQGICHVLNQALQTIQTKYFIQVDGDDWIVPETIEVLLNEMERQSENVALAYANTCHWHEKNGVLHYFKTMKHRPFKDRYDFVVYGSMVQPRFYRTSCVKNVGGWEIDELTGGRMLEDRRMLLRLLDQYNFVHVDRDLYQFRYHHNNLSQFRNAATYNLLIKMFTDKALKRWGDRYRAEMIGPPHLWQTVVLTPTNQGKE
- a CDS encoding glycosyltransferase family 2 protein, which produces MGKVTVVITLYNKERYIDQAIGSVLRQTYSDWELLIIDDASTDGSVAKARQFRDPRIRIVPLAENLGQCHVLNYALTMITSPYFMQLDADDWLDKETLRIMVEAAEANPHAALFYGNHLTYWLDNQERVVRKEPIILEQYQDRYDLMLKMSNAMVPRFYRTEAVRDVGGWMAQVYGDRIADDVQIALRLARKYRLVWINEFLYHRRRDTENWKKFEQSRPLRRQYRYELYNQILREWGDEYKADWVPQPDGSYYLRGFIRK
- a CDS encoding NAD-dependent epimerase/dehydratase family protein, encoding MKMLVTGGAGFIGSHLAEALLAQGAEVHVIDNLSTGNRDYLPKNAVLHTLDIQSEEAAGLIKRLKPDIVFHEAAQVDVQRSVKDPAYDAIINIVGAANTLQACCEAGVKKVVYASSCAVYGELTTALIHEQDPARPISFYGISKRTPELYLRVFHKLYGLNYTILRYANVFGPRQTPKGEGGVISIYMDRIKKGTPLVVFGDGEQTRDFVYVKDVVRANLAAVRQGDGQIIQIGTALPTSIKELLMILQDIHGEPLLAVHQPERPGDIRHSCLSNIRAFESLGWKPTYDLYRGLQETYQYVMNQG
- a CDS encoding NAD-dependent epimerase/dehydratase family protein; translation: MNILVTGGAGFIGSHLVERLLEQGHYVWTLDDMSTGKLQFLNEATENNRHSMIYGSVTDKYLLRGLVERCDVVFHLAAVLGVKNTVENPLKVIEGNIDGTRNILELAHQNGVKVVFASTSEIYGKNNKLPFSEDSDRVLGAPSIHRWSYATAKAIDEHLCFAYAEKGLRVSVVRYFNAYGPRQTSSQYGGVVARFIRAALRNQPLEVYHDGSQIRCFTYIRDTVEGTLAAMGSHANGQAFNIGSEHAITIRDLAHKIRDLAGSSSPIVYVSYAKAYGPGYEDMPVRMPDLTRSRNVLNYEPSVSLDEGLKLSIDWFREQMKDGNVS
- a CDS encoding nucleotide sugar dehydrogenase; translated protein: MNQAKASIAVIGLGYVGLPLASLFLQNGHTVYGIDVDASKIAKLRNLQSYLSDFTSREIRAMFAGGRFHVSDSFSDISRADAVIMCVPTPLDRNFEPDLTYVRGAMNNALPYLQKGQLIVLESSTYPGTTEEVLLPMIESTGLVVGQTAFLAYSPERIDPGPDQKELHLIPKVLGGVTEKCTETAKAVYESIFDRVVVVSSPRVAEFTKLLENCQRLINISFMNELAILCEKMNINLWEAIEAASTKPYGFTPYYPGPGIGGHCIPVDPLYLQWKAKQYGGDSKFIELAHRVNESKPDYVVEKVTRHLSANKPLAESKVFVLGVTYKKDVNDLRESSALPIVQKLMEAGATVNFHDPYINRIEVGGRSLDGVALTKRNIQQHDCVLILTDHSSISYENLASFSHLIFDTRNATKNIEDRKNIIVI
- a CDS encoding glycosyltransferase family 4 protein codes for the protein MNILLTTYFYLPHVGGVSTYVDTLKRELERLGHRVDIFAHHPDMQHYYMPNNGRTLVKSKVKDRIYEQVYAYYEQQMKHVDPWIRWRDIERYCFEAAASVFGLQKYDLIHTQDIVSTRALWRVKNKTTPLIATIHGCLATEFIYSGEVTGKDTLLWKYAAAEEFYGAISSDATIVPTDWLKALSMSEFAVPGKHLQVIPYGMDVETFLKRLASAPAPARSEKKVLICPARLVPVKGHKHLIEALAMLKGVREDWECWLLGDGPLESQLKEQVRSLGLEAHVQFWGPRQDVPELLSQADVFVLPSLQDNLPFSIMEAQIAGKAAVVSDAGGIPEMVKHGKTGLVSPAGQSEPLFQNLRRMLESDRLRTRLGEQAKRWALEHWSIETMMKKTLKVYDTVMKRRFVNREGA